The following DNA comes from Anopheles arabiensis isolate DONGOLA chromosome 3, AaraD3, whole genome shotgun sequence.
AGCTCCGGTTGAAAAGGACGAAGGCATCTCCGACGAGGAGGATCCGGCAGAGTTACGCCTTCAGCTGGAGCTGAACGAGCAGGAAATGGCAGTGTTGCGGCGCAAGATGGAGGAGCTGGAGCACGAGAACAAACACGCCCGGGAGCAAATCAAGGATCTGCAGGAGAATCTCGCCACGAAAACGAAGGAGCTGGGCCGTAAGGTGCCATCCGCGCTGGGCAGCAAGTCCGGTGTGAAGGATCCGTTGGAGGAGAAGAAGATCACCGTGATGGAGGACGAGATCAGCGAGCTGCGCAAGAAGTTGATCGAGAAGGATCGTGAGTTTGAGCGGTTGCAGGCGGAGATGGCGCTGGCCAAATCGAAGGGCGGTAAATCGCTGTCCAAAACGAAGTAAGTATGCCCTCGATGTCACGATTTCTCGGACTCTGCACTACAATGTACCTTACCTCACTTGCAGATCACTTGACGCACTCACCGAACAACAGGTACAGGACCTGAAGCGACAGTTGCAGGTGATCGAGCAGGAGGCGACGGTACTGCGCGCCAAAACGCAAAGCCTCGAGCAGGACAATGAAAAGTATCAGGCCGAGATCAAGAAGCTACAGGCCAAGGCTAAGCCAGCCGGGGCAACATCGGCGGCAGACACGAAGAAGCTGACCGACTCCATCGAGCAGCTGGAGAAGGAGAAGCAGGAGCTCGAGGGACGACTGAAGCGCATTGTGCAGGAGTCTACCAGCCAATTGCCGATGCGTCTGGCGAAGAGCCCGAACGATATGCATACTAAGCTGCAGCTGAGGGTAAGTTTTAAACTAGTTAGAATTGATTACTACAGGTTATTCAATCATATTTAGTGCAGTTATCCAACTCAAGGGGGGATTACGACAAAAGTCGTAaataaattcatgaatttttctTTAGAAAAATTTCAGAAATGTCGTCTGCTCAATCATTGGACCGACTTGAAGGGATATTTTAATCGCATTTAACGATAACTCTCACTTAAAAACTGTTCAAAATTAGGCGCTGGCGTTAGCATCCGGCTCTGGTTTTGATCAAAACCTCATTTATAGTTACTATAGCACACAACTAACAAACGATTGTCCTCTTGTTTTAGAGCGTTTTCTTAAACAATCAATAAGTTTTCAAAGTGAATCAAATTCTAATTATaatcaacatttttttaagttgtgtttcttttttattaaacttcAATGTCCAATGTCCTTCTTTTTAACTGTCTTAGCACGACTGGGACGAGAAGGGCTTGATTGATAGCAAGATCACGATCATTTAGTTCAGTGATCGATAAGCTTTGCGCTATTGAGAGTCAAATTCTTGATAAATACTGATAGAGATCCAGGGAAAACACCGAATTCATGTACTCAACATGTGCAAACTGCAGTAATGTATGATGGTTCTAAGAAGGCAAAAGAGTTGCCATATAGAAAGCAAAAAGCCACATGAGATTTACGAGCAATACATTACATTCCTGGCCTACACCTTCCAGAGCTGCCTCTGCGTAAGACTCAGCCATGTCTCATCAAGGCTGCGATAATTCTAGGCTAGAATCGAACGAACGTCTATACCGTGCTGCCTATAATGATTTATCCCTGAGCATGTCTATTCTCGCTGCCAAACACTTGATTCTTTGGTCAAATGGCGAAAAAAAGTGTAGAATTATACCGACGTAGGtcttaaaaaaaggttttcacTTGAAACCTTCTACCACGTTCATATTTTGAAATAGATCATTTCTTATTAGCGTACAATACGCTTCTTTTGTAATATTACTTGTATCTTCTTTCAATATGTACTCAACTAGTTTGATTTTAACCATTCCATGTAAAAATCTAAGGGTAAGGGTGATGTTACCCTCTAACTTCCTATGAAATGCCTCCTTATACTACatctaataataataataataatcgttCTCAGTCAAATATTCTTAatgatgtgttgttttgtagtGCCTCTTACAGTTTAAGAGCTATTTTTAatggtttatttaaaaacgtATTTATTTATGTCTTTTTATTCTAGAAAATGGTTGAAGACAGTGAATTGGAAATCGACGAGCTGAGAGCGTTGGTTGGTAAAGCCGGTGCAATGAACATAGCCACGCtcgagaaggaaaagaagcgaCTCGAAGCGGAGCTAACCGaaacaaagcaacagcaaGAGAAACTAACCACCGAACTAAGTAACTGAAGGAAAATTGGACGAAAGCGTTTAACAGAAAAGtaatttttgtatattttccaTCCCAATTTTAGGCACACTGAAGAAGGAAACGCTTGAGCAGCAAACATCAAAGCTGAACGAGGCACAGCGAACGGTGGAGAGGTTGGAGGATGAAAACCGAAAGCAGAATGACAAGATCAAAACTCTCGAAGATAAAATCACCAGAATAAATACAACAGTATGTGTAGGAAGGGTAGAAGTTGTATGTTCTAAGTAAACTGAATGTTCCCTTATCACAGATGAAAACGGCAGAATCGAGCAAATCGTTGCTCGAGATACAGTTGAAGGCCGAAAAGGAGAAGCACACGGGCACCGAGCGTGATCTCGAGAAGTTGCGCAAGGAAAAGACTAAGCTGGACAATCGCATCAACGACCTGGAGAAGGAGCTGCAGCTTTCCAAGAAGAATGCCGAACTCATCAAGGAAAGCCTCGAGCGGGAAATGGCGGCACTGAAGAGCAAATCGGCCACCGGAGCAGAGGATAGTGAATCGTCCAAGATTCTGCAGGATcttaagaaacaaaatgaaggtAAAGAGAGTGTTTGACATTACACAAATCCagaattgtttcatttttacatCATGCCATCGCATTTGCAGAACTAACAACCGAGATCCACCAGCAGAGCAGAAAATTCGAAGAGCTGCTACAAAAGCACGAAACCATGGAGGAGGAACATCTCGTCACACAGGCACAGCTAGCGGCGGAGCGTGAAAAGTTGCAGGAGCTGGACAAGCTGAAGAACAAGCTGCTCCAGGCGGAGGCGATCGAAACGAGGCTGGTGAAGGAAAACACCAACATGAGCCGCCGGTTGGTGGAGGTGCAGAAGAAGCTGACCACTGCCGAAACGAACAACGACAGCCGGTATGCCAGCATCGAGCTGGAGAAGAATCGCATGAAGACAGCGCTGGAGGACAAGCAGCATGACTACGAGAAGCTGGCGAAGGAAAACGAGATGAACGCGTACCAAGTGAACCAGCTGAAAAAAGACGTAAGTCGATGGGATGGGATGGTGGTTCCATTTCCTTTGATAATTCATTTTCCGTACATTTTAATTCCAGAACGAAGATCTGCGTGGCAAACTGGATGACTATGAGCGCATTAACAAGGCTCAGAGGACGCTTAGCGAGCATAACGCTCACTTGGAGCAGGAGCTGAAGAGTGTCTACACGAAGTGAGTTTTAGAGTCCTTATTCCATTTGATCTTTTTTGATCATATGCTCCCCATCTTCATAGGCTGGAAGCATCGGAGATGAACGTAAAATCCGAGGTGGCAGCGACTCGGCTCCGCTACGAGCAGCAGGTCACCAATCTGCACAACGAGCTGACCGCAATGCAGCGACAGTGCGAACGGTTTAAGCGCGATCGCGACACGTTCAAGCAGCTGGTCGAGGCTGCCCAGAAGCAGATCGGCGACATGAAGGCAAACCGGCGCAGTCTCGCATCCGTCACGAGCAGCAGCGGGGACGATGATGACAAGACGAAGATAGTAGCACTGGAGCAACAGATCGGCTGTCTCGAGGACGAGCTGAGCGAGGCACGTCTCGAAGCGAGCAAGGTACGCACCGAGCTCGTGTCGGAGCTGAGCGCATCCGAGATCAAGATTTCGGAGATGCAGTCCAAGATTAACGAgctggaggaggagaagaTTATGGGTAGCGGCAAATCGAAGGTCCCGGGTACCAAGACCCGCCTCGAGCTGTCCTGGCAGAAGGAACGCGAAGAGCTGCAGCGACTGGTGCAGGAAACGTCCACGCTGGCACGCGATCTTCGCCAAACGCTGTTCGAGGTGGAGCGCGAGCGGGACAAGGAGAAGCTCGAATCGAAGCGCAAGATCGAGCAAATCAAAAAGACAACCGAGGAGGAGATCGAGGAGGGCCGCCGCAAGGTGACGGAGCTGCAGAGCGATCTGCTCGAGCTGCGCGATGCGCACGCGAAGTTGCGCACCGCGAACGAGAAGCTGCGCCGGGATCGTGATCGTTACGAGCGCGAGCGGCAGGACGCGACCCGCAAGCGGCTGGAGGCGGAGGGTGACCGACGGATAGGGGCGCTGCTGCAGACGGTGGACGAGCTGGTGAAGCTGGCACCGGAGCTGCAGAAGGTTGCGCCAGCCAAGGATTCCCACACGACAAGCACTGGAAAGGTAAGTGCAGGAGATCACTACACTATTTGGAGGAATTTCAAACGCCATTTTTCTTCTCGCCATCTCACAGACCATCACAGCTAATGCACCCATTCCAACGCCGCCGATGCGTCACAAGAGCCCCTCGCCGGGGCCGGGTGGAGCCGCGCAGCCGCCACAGCAGTCGATTTCTACAGTATTAGCCAGGCTGGCCGATGCGTCCGAAGATCTGCGGCGTTACCAGCGCATGTGCGACGAGGAAAAAGACAGGGAGCGGGCACGCCGCGGTGGAATGCGACGGTAGGAACTCACGCACGCCTGTATTTTCCCAGGAATTCCAGTAAATTGCAATTCCACTTCTTTCCACTTTCCAGTGCTGCATCGCAGGAGAACGACGCAATGCATGAGAACGTCCCTGGGCGGCCAGTGATGCGGGTGAACCGTAACGGTGGCAGCCTATACAGGAAGAGTCTTTCGTTGGATCAATCCATGCAAGCTGAGCAGCAGGGGGTAACAACGGACACTGACTCTTAAAACTTCTCCAATGGATTACACTAATTCCATTTCGGTATTTCCCTCTTGCAGCTTATCTGGAAGGAAGGTGACGATAGTATGTCGTCGCTGCAATCGATCGACTCCGACTATGGCATGATGCGCCGGGACTCCAGTCTGGACTCGCGCCTATCGACCGGTTCCACCCAGAGCGACATGCCACGCATGCGCAAGAAGAAGCGCGGCATTATGGGGACGCTGCGCAGCCTCAGCCTTACCCGTAGCAAGGGCACGGAGAGTGACTATTCGGTAGGATCTAAAACCTTTATATGGAAAGATTGAATTTCTAAAGCCTCTTTCTACTCCCCGATAGCATCAAGGATCCGATTCCGACCTGAGTCTGGCGGGTGATATTCGGTCGAGCAAAAGCAATCTGAAGGGAAAAATATCGGGCATGTTCCGTCGGGCGGGGTCATCTTCCCGCACCAACAGTGCCGAGGCGATCGATCGCGAAGTACAACGACCGGTTGCAATCCAGACGCTCGGCAATGGTCCTACATCGACCGTGCCGCCAAGGCCCGTGTCTGCTAGTACACCGCATTTAGCTAGAGTAAGTAGCATACAATCAGTTGGTTATGGATGGGGAGAAGATCTGCATTGTACGATCGTTCTACATCTTATTAGGCTGGCAAACCTCCCACACCGTCCATGGCAACGGCGCAACGAAAGCGGCTCAGTGCTAACCTTCCACCAACGGGACAGTCGTCGGGCGGTGGAGGTTAAGGAAGGCAACATGCACGGCAACATGCGGCTCTACTAGCTGAGGCTGAGGAAATCAAGACGGACAATGTTTTATGACATAAATTCGCTTCGAATCATTGTCGATCTCTCCATCATATCCGTAcacgttcacacacacacacacacactcactcacactctcacacaATAACGAATTAAATGCAAACGTCCGTGTCTATCGTTTAATAGGGGAGTAAAAGTGcacttttttaaattgttcatCGTGATACTGTTGATAGCGAGAATGAAACAACCGAGAgcaattgtttaaataaaaaataaaaataatgttccACTTGCTGTTTTACGGTGGGTTGTTTCTTAATGTGTATAAGTTTGTGGTAAAAATAAAAGGCACGTTATTGAAGAAAAATGGTTTCGATGTGGAATTTCGTGGAAAATTATTACTAAACACAATAGAAAAGTAAATGGATGAACAGTtgagaaagaaatgttttTACCCGAAAATCTACAACTGGCTCCTCATCGAATGATGAAGAAGAGTCATGACTTGATCATGATCAAGCTGATACAGCTAACAACAAATGGACCACATATAAGAAACGAAATACGTAACCAACAAACGACTTCACCAGTAAGATGGCCTTGCTTGTCTTCTAGCCAACCCAACACTAGACTGGACCCTCCGAGGCTCGATGGTGAAGATTTCGGGAATGAGCTTAGACTCCAAGTCTCTTCAGATTGACATCCATCAGCAGAGACACTTCCAAATTGATTGCTACTATCAATTGCTACCACGTTCCGTTAATTTTCGGTAACTACAAGAAGTACAGACACACATGTGAAACCAAATGGGAATTGAGTAGGGGCTGGAAATGCTGTCTAGCAACCAGTAGAGGTATACTGCGATATAAGACCCTAAACGGTCAACTGATACAAGGTCTACTAAAGCACCGAGCGGAGGTCGGTGACTCGAGAATTAAGGCTGAATCTGCAACAATTTACTCACGAGCGGGAATTCTGATCTTGGGACCTCCGTTGGTAACAGGGCCCCACGCCGCCGCTTAGTCCGCGTAGTGTTTGATTCGCTAGCGCTGGTAACCTAGGACTTCAGGAGTTACACCCTCCATCTGAGACATGGACTACAAAGATCGTCGGAAGGAAAAGCTAAACAAGTTCGCCCGGATCCTGACGAGCATAGGACGATCCACAAAGTAAAGCCCAAGCTGAGGTGTCAGAGGAAGTACCCTAAACGCGTCCTACGAGATTCCAACAACATGCAAAAGAACGGAGCGCTTGTGGCTCGCTAAGTTAATAGAATGGTGATGTAAACAAACCTACCTTTACATTTTTCTTGATGGTCGCATTATGCAACGGAAGTTTCTTGATGTAAAACACAAGTTCAACTGGTAAAACTACACTTCCAAGCAGCAAAATTACGTCGCACATAAAAAACTTCCATGATCCATGAAACCACCAGTGCTACTACTAGCTTACTATGTGGAAAGCTACGGTCATCTAAAATGAcacattgcaaaacaaaagtgaaataaaaagatattcaaataaaaaaaaaataaagatatcAGAAAAAAGCTAGAAAATTGCGAAACATGTACAAAAAACTAGAAACAAAATTACGtttcaaaaattgtttatttttttcgagCGCCATGCACTGCTCGAACACATTGTCATCGTGcgttcgagcagcagcaaccaactgtcaaactacTGGCTGTCATAACAAaagacgaaagaaaaaaaatcaattccataATCAACAAAACGAAGTGGAAGAGCAGTCCACAACGGAATAACAAAGGCGAGAAGAGCAGCAGCGGCTGACGGTGTGCTTTTCTGCGTTGGCCCCGGGGTTTTCCCCCAATTCCGTGTAGTTCACTCTCGAGAAGAATCGCGAGAAAAGTAAAA
Coding sequences within:
- the LOC120900175 gene encoding serine-rich adhesin for platelets, whose protein sequence is MSHLFPSAKGDQLCPLGFHPQVRWPTRCKRCFRDYKEHGNKRNGDDIAASTPVLPGSTQSRNRDSGSSTTLDKPVRSWTSTQNLLSPGGSNGGSGASGSQSFQQRPASWASTPDLDNILQTVKADFTVNLPLPRRRHTTTFDNLDEVDSTTVTIKRPPLPPILKVESVKKEDKVELQKREDSVADIVIEKGDSLAERVRKLNLIKRQGSIERETSRERSVPPKQEKEEPPVVTAKVVLKPSLKAEPETVEKIERRRRRPIPDTPDSSVTSSSSSSSSSSSANTSSKVSASSAAKPSVTFASTTQPSAASSGKESHTSESTATTPTKTIIRRRRTDESSTPSASSSSSTSTSTSTSTSKATLTQSSPTISSFQPKSTIRPASEPQVPSTSSDDVKFLISIKDKKAKADDERSITTETTETTEATIVDHTDLRELQEENESLRRELDTVKARAERAERDKSDILLRRLASIDTVSNKTAASEALKLQQKVNEQKQLIDDLQDEKKFLTTKLKELSADMSARGGRGIEEQLRQKLEQAETLCEELMDENEEIKRELRNMETEIEEMHDNFREEQADEYASLKKELDQTTKNCRILSFKLKKSDRRIEQLESEKAALGASGDLAAKIKQLEDELKVSNEVARRLQAELESSGTAPTSPTKRTPSLGNIGKSTSADSKMSRASLTRGGSQEDPTQLLRDLQDSLEREADLREQLKYAEEEAENLRRKSSRVEDENDSLVMQLKKMATKAKTKSSIFSKARKLSPAPTSRSNADPAPVEKDEGISDEEDPAELRLQLELNEQEMAVLRRKMEELEHENKHAREQIKDLQENLATKTKELGRKVPSALGSKSGVKDPLEEKKITVMEDEISELRKKLIEKDREFERLQAEMALAKSKGGKSLSKTKSLDALTEQQVQDLKRQLQVIEQEATVLRAKTQSLEQDNEKYQAEIKKLQAKAKPAGATSAADTKKLTDSIEQLEKEKQELEGRLKRIVQESTSQLPMRLAKSPNDMHTKLQLRKMVEDSELEIDELRALVGKAGAMNIATLEKEKKRLEAELTETKQQQEKLTTELSTLKKETLEQQTSKLNEAQRTVERLEDENRKQNDKIKTLEDKITRINTTMKTAESSKSLLEIQLKAEKEKHTGTERDLEKLRKEKTKLDNRINDLEKELQLSKKNAELIKESLEREMAALKSKSATGAEDSESSKILQDLKKQNEELTTEIHQQSRKFEELLQKHETMEEEHLVTQAQLAAEREKLQELDKLKNKLLQAEAIETRLVKENTNMSRRLVEVQKKLTTAETNNDSRYASIELEKNRMKTALEDKQHDYEKLAKENEMNAYQVNQLKKDNEDLRGKLDDYERINKAQRTLSEHNAHLEQELKSVYTKLEASEMNVKSEVAATRLRYEQQVTNLHNELTAMQRQCERFKRDRDTFKQLVEAAQKQIGDMKANRRSLASVTSSSGDDDDKTKIVALEQQIGCLEDELSEARLEASKVRTELVSELSASEIKISEMQSKINELEEEKIMGSGKSKVPGTKTRLELSWQKEREELQRLVQETSTLARDLRQTLFEVERERDKEKLESKRKIEQIKKTTEEEIEEGRRKVTELQSDLLELRDAHAKLRTANEKLRRDRDRYERERQDATRKRLEAEGDRRIGALLQTVDELVKLAPELQKVAPAKDSHTTSTGKTITANAPIPTPPMRHKSPSPGPGGAAQPPQQSISTVLARLADASEDLRRYQRMCDEEKDRERARRGGMRRAASQENDAMHENVPGRPVMRVNRNGGSLYRKSLSLDQSMQAEQQGLIWKEGDDSMSSLQSIDSDYGMMRRDSSLDSRLSTGSTQSDMPRMRKKKRGIMGTLRSLSLTRSKGTESDYSHQGSDSDLSLAGDIRSSKSNLKGKISGMFRRAGSSSRTNSAEAIDREVQRPVAIQTLGNGPTSTVPPRPVSASTPHLARAGKPPTPSMATAQRKRLSANLPPTGQSSGGGG